Below is a genomic region from bacterium.
CCCTTTATATATCTCGACGCGGTTTCGACCGTGTTCTTTAGCCAGATACATCGCTTCGTCGGCTTTTTTCAAAAGCGGTTTGATCTTCTCGCCATTTTCTGGGTAAATGGCTATCCCGATACTTACAGATGTATTCACAAGATGTCCTTCGATCTTCATCGATTCAGCGAT
It encodes:
- a CDS encoding diguanylate cyclase; protein product: MAESMKIEGHLVNTSVSIGIAIYPENGEKIKPLLKKADEAMYLAKEHGRNRVEIYKG